In the Streptomyces coeruleoprunus genome, CGACGGCGCTGATCGCCGCGACAGCCATGCCCTGCCCGTAGATCGGGTTGAACGTGCACAGCGCGTCACCCGTGGCCAGGAAGCCGGCCGGGCGCCGCCCCGGCCGGTCGTAGCGCCGCCGTACGTTCGCCGTGCCCCGGAAGCCGTGTGCGGCGGAGACGGGCTCCGCCTTGGCCAGCCAGTCCCGCAGCACCGGGTGCGGCAGCCTCGCCGTGAACTCCTCGAACCCCTCGGCGTCCGTGGGCGGTTCCTGCCCGCGCAGCCCCGACAGCGTGACGAGGAAATGGCCGTTCTCGAAGGGCAGGGCGACCCCGCTGCTCGTCTGGGCGGGGTTGGGGACGACGTAGTAGCCGAGGGCGTCGGTGTCGTCGCCGTGCCGGTCGTGGCGGTAGACGCGCGTCGCGTAGGCCAGGCCCGTGTCGAGGGTCTCCTCCCGCGGCGGCTCCGCGCCGATCGCGGCCAGCCACTCGGGCGCCTTCGAGGCGCGCCCCGACGCGTCCACCACCAGGTCCGCCGCCAGGAGCCGCGGCTCCGCGGCCCGGCCCGCGCCCCGCTCGCGCAGCAGCACGCCGCGCACCCGCGCCGCGTCCCCGGCGAGGCCCACCACCTCCGTGCCCTGCACGGCCTCGACGCGCGGGTCGGCCAGCACCCGGCGCCGGATGACGTCCTCCAGCAGCGGGCGCGAACCGGTCAGCAGGTACGCGGTGGCGGCCGACCGCCGGTACCAGCTGCCCGCCTGCCACTGCACGACGTCCTCGGGCATCCCCACACGGGGCGCCCCGCGCTCCCGCAGCTCCTCCACGGCCCCGGGCAGCAGCTGTTCCACCGCCCGCTGCCCCGCCTCCAGCAGCACGTGCAGATGGCGCCCCTGCGGCACGCCCGCCCGTGGTGCGGCCTCCTCCGGGAAGCGGTCCCGCTCGACGACGGTCACCCGTTCCGCGTGGTCCGCCAGCACCCGCGCGGCGAGGAGCCCGGCGATGCTGCCGCCGATCACCACCGCGTGCCGTGTCCGACGACCCTTCCCCAACTGGCCGGCCATGCCCGCCCCTTCGCGTCGACGATCTACGACTGACCAGTATCCACGGTTCGTTCGGGAAGCTCCCGGGCGCCGAGCCGAAGGTGCTCGATGTGATAGACGGCCTCGTCGAGGAGCTGGGCCACATGCGTGTCGTACAGGCTGTACTCGATCCTGCGCCCCTGGCGCACCCCGGTCACCAGGCCCAGCGCGCGCAGCAGGCGCAGCTGGTGCGAGACCGCCGACTGCTCCATGGCGACCGACTCGGCCAGCTCGGTGACGCCGCAGGGGCCCTGGCGCAGCCGGGTGAGGATCATCAGCCGGGACGGGGTGGCGAGGGCCTGCAGCGTCGCGGCGATCGTGGCCGCGGACTCCGCGTCGAGGCGGCCGGCGGGGGTCGCGCCGGACTCCGCGCTGTTCACTCCGTGTCCCATGCGGGTCATCGTAGCCGTGCGCTCCACGCATTCAGTCGTACAAATGAAGACCTCTTCATGTATTCCGCTATGGTGGTGCCGTCCTCCGGTCCCCGACCCCCTGGGAGAGGTACGCCCGATGGCTCATCCGGTGCTCGACACGCGGCCCGCCGCCCCACCCGCGAAGGCCCTGCCCCCGGCCCGCCGCACCCACCTGTCCGCCCTGCCCGAGGTGCGCTGGGCCGCGCTCGCGACCCTCGCCTTCCTCGCCGCGTTCCCGCTCGACCTGGCCGGCGCCCCGGCCTGGACCTGGGGGCCGCTGTACGCCGTGTGCTACGCCGCCGGCGGCTGGGAGCCCGGCTGGGCCGGGCTGCGCGCCCTGTACGAGAAGTCCCTCGACGTCGACCTGCTGATGGTGGTCGCGGCGCTGGGCGCCGCCGCGATCGGCCAGTACCTCGACGGCGGCCTGCTCATCGTCATCTTCGCCGTCTCCGGCGCCCTGGAGGCCCTGGCGACGCGGCGCACCGCCGACTCGGTGCGCGGCCTGCTCGACCTCGCGCCCGCCCGTGCCGTGCGGCTCACCGCCGCGGGCGCGGAGGAGTCCGTCGACGTCACCGCCCTCGCGGTCGGCGACACCGTCCTCGTACGGCCGGGGGAGCGGCTGCCCGCCGACGGCACCGTCCTCGACGGCGCGAGCGACGTCGACCAGGCCACCATCACGGGCGAGCCGCTGCCCGTCACCAAGCGCGCCGGTGACCACGTCTTCGCCGGCACGCTCAACGGCACCGGCGCCCTGCGCGTCCGCGTCGACAAGGACGCGTCCGCATCGGTGATCGCCCGGATCGTCGCCATGGTCGAGGAGGCGAGTGCCACCAAGGCGCCGACGCAGCTCCTGATCGAGAAGGTCGAACAGCGCTACTCCGTGGGCGTCGTCGTCGCCACCCTCGCGCTGTTCGCGGTGCCGCTCGCGTTCGGCGCCGACTTCACCGAGACGCTGCTGCGCGCCATGACCTTCATGATCGTGGCCTCGCCGTGCGCGGTGGTCCTCGCCACCATGCCGCCGCTGCTCTCCGCGATCGCCAACGCCGGCCGCCACGGCGTCCTCGTCAAGTCGGCCGTCGTGATGGAACGGCTCGGCACCGTCGACCGCGTGGCGCTCGACAAGACCGGCACGCTCACACAGGGCACCCCGCGCGTCGCCCACGTCCGCGTCACGGCCGACGGGATCGACGAGGCGCGCGTCCTGGCCCTGGCCGCCGCCGCCGAACTGCCCAGCGAACACCCGCTGGCCCGCGCCGTGGTGGCCGCCGCGCGTGAACGCGGGCTGCCGGTCGCGGACGCCGAGGCGTTCTCGTCCACGCCGGGGCTGGGCGTACGGGCCCTCGTCGACGGGCACGAGGTGCGTGTCGGCCGCCCGCAGGAGCCGTCGTCGGCCGTCCTGGCGGAGGAGGCGGCGGGCCGCACCGCGGTGACCGTCGCCGTCGACGGCGTCGAGGTCGCCGTCCTCGGCGTCGCCGACCGGCTCCGGGACGGCGCCCCGGCCGCCGTCGCCGCCCTGGCCCGGCTCACCGGCACCCCTCCCACGCTGCTGACCGGCGACAACGAGGCCGCGGCGCGTGCCGTCGCCGCCGAGGCGGGCATCACGGACGTACGGGCCGGGCTGCTGCCCGAGGACAAGGCGGGCGCCGTACGGGCCTGGGAGCGGGAGGGCGGGCGCACCCTCGTCGTGGGCGACGGCGTGAACGACGCGCCCGCCCTCGCCGCCGCCCACAGCGGCATCGCGATGGGGCGTGCCGGGTCGGACCTCGCGCTGGAGACGGCCGACGCGGTCGTGGTGCGGGACGAACTGGCCACCGTGCCGGCCGTGGTGGCGCTCTCGCGGCGGGCCCGCAGGCTGGTCGTGCAGAACCTGGTGATCGCCGGGGTCTGCATCGGCGCCCTGGTGGTGTGGGACCTGGCCGGTCACCTGCCGCTGCCCCTGGGTGTGGCGGGCCACGAGGGCTCGACGGTGCTGGTGGGCCTCAACGGGCTGCGGCTGTTGCGCGAGTCGGCCTGGCGGAGGGCGGCAGGGGCCTGACGGGTGCGGGCGGGTGGCCGTTCGGGCGGGCGCGGCGGAACGGTGGTTACGCGTGCGCGCAGTCGTCGCTCGTGGTGTGGACGTGCCAGAGGGGGAACGGGTCGTGCCAGGGGCCCGTTTCGCCGGGGGACAGCAGGCACGCTTCCAGGGCGTGGCGCAGGGCCGTCGGGTTCAGGTCGGTGCCGATGAAGACCAGTTCCTGGCCCTGGCCCGGCTCGTCCGCCATCCCGGACGGCTCGAAGCGGGCGACCGCGCCCGCCTGTGACCACAGCCCCGTCACCCCGTCGCGCCCCGCGAGCCGGAAGAACCCCTTGGACCGCAGGACCCGCCCGTACGCACCGCTGTCCAGGCCCTCCGTGACGAACCGCCACAGCCGCTCGGGGTGGAAGGCGCGGCCCGGTGCGCGGAAGACCATGGAGGAGATGCCGTACTCCTCGGTCTCGGGGACGTGGTCACCGTTGAGTTCCCTCACCCAGCCGGGCGCCTGCTGGGCGCGCTCCAGGTCGAACAGGCCGGTGCCGAGGACGTCGGCGGGGCGGACGCGACCGTGCCGGGCGGTGATCACCCGGGCGGCCGGATTGAGCCGGGAGAGCGCGGCGGTGAGCCGCGCCGTGTCCGCCGCGTCCACCAGGTCGGTCTTGTTGACGACGATGACGTCGGCGAACTCGACCTGGTCCATGAGCAGATCGCTGACGGTCCGCTCGTCGTCGTCGTACGGGGCGATGCCGCGCTCCTCCAGGCCGTCGCCGGCCTCCAGCTCGGCCAGGAAGTTCACGGCGTCCACCACGGTGACCATGGTGTCGAGCCGGGCCAGCTCGCCCAGCGTGGCGCCGTCGTCGCGCGGGAAGGCGAACGTGGCCGCGACCGGCATCGGCTCCGAGATGCCGCTCGACTCGATGAGCAGGTAGTCGAACCTGCCCTCGCGCGCCAGCCGGTCCACCTCCTCCAGGAGGTCGTCGCGCAGGGTGCAGCAGATGCACCCGTTGGTCATCTCGACCAGCCGCTCCTCGGTGCGCGAGAGGGCCGCCTCGCCGCCCCGGACGAGCGCGGCGTCGATGTTGACCTCGCTCATGTCGTTGACGATCACGGCGACGCGCAGCCCGTCCCGGTTGCCCAGGACGTGGTTGAGCAGGGTGGTCTTCCCGGCGCCGAGGAACCCCGACAGGACGGTGACCGGCAGGCGGCTCATCGTGCTCAGCCCTCCGGGCGGATCAGGCCGCGCTCGTACGCCCTCACCAGGCGCTGCGGGACCCGGTGGACGACGCCGTCGACCGTCACGGGCACCAGCTGCGGGGTCGTGGCCTTCCACTGGGCGCGGCGGTGGCGGGTGTTGGAGCGGGACATCTTGCGCTTGGGCACGGCCATGGCAGGGAGACCTCCATCGGGGGGTACGGGATGGCGGTCACGCTACATGAAAACGATTCCCATTAACAATCACGGGCCGGTGCGGTCCCGGGCCTCCAGGCCGTCCAGGCCCTCCAGCGCCTCCGTCAGCCACACCACCCAGAACCGTTCCAGCTCGATGCCGCCCCGCAGCACCAGATGGCGCAGCCGGTCCGCCTCCGTGTCGCGCTCCGGCGGGAACTGCCGCTTCTCCATGCCCAGGTACTCGTCCAACTGCGCCTGGTGCAGCGCCAGATGGCGGCGCAGCTCGTCCGCCATCCCCTCCGTGCCCACCACCGCCGCCGCGCGCAGCCGCAGCAGCAGCGCACTGCGGATGGGCTTCGGGTCCTCGACGCGCCGCGTCCACTCGGCCAGCTCCGCGCGGCCCGCGGGCAGCACCTCGTACTCCTTCTTCTGCCCCCGGGCCGGCGTCTCGGACGGCAGCGCCCGGATGTGCCCGGCCTGCTCCAGCTTCCCCAGCTCGCGGTAGATCTGCTGGTGGGTGGCCGACCAGAAGTAGCCGATCGACCGGTCGAAACGACGGGTCAGCTCCAGGCCCGAGGACGGCTTCTCGAGCAGAGCGGTGAGGATCGCATGGGGCAGTGACATGCACGCATCCTAGGGACCGGCGCTCCCCGGCCCCCTCACCGACTGATCCGGTCCTCGGCCGCCCGCAGCACACGCCGCTCCAGGACCGGCAGACAGTCGGGCCTGTGCCTGCGCGCGTGCCGGAGCAGCAGCTCGAGGGCCGTGGTCCCGACCCGGCGCTTCTTCGGGTGGCGGGTGGTGAAGCCCTCGCTCGCGAAGAACTCGACGGCGCCGTCCAGCCCCGCAGCGTCCGTCTCCCGTACCGCCCACGCCAGTTCCTCCGTCGGCGTCGCCTCCAGCAGGGCGAGCGGCGCGCGCCGGGCCAGCAGCCGCGCGGCGTCCCCGTCGGCGCGGGAGGCGCCCAGCCAGCTGAGCACCAGGGCCGGCGGCACCGAGGGCTCGGCGCCGGGAGCCGGGTCGTCCCCGCCCGCGAGGCCCTCGGCGTACTGCCGCAAGGGCTCCGGCGCGGCGGCGGCCCACGCGGTGCGGTGCCGGCGGGGGATCGTGTGAGGGACTGCCGGATCGAGGAGTTCAGGCCACCGGCCGTGGACGTCACGGATACGCCGGCCCGCCCCCTCGAACAGGGTGAGTGTGGGCTCC is a window encoding:
- a CDS encoding PadR family transcriptional regulator — its product is MSLPHAILTALLEKPSSGLELTRRFDRSIGYFWSATHQQIYRELGKLEQAGHIRALPSETPARGQKKEYEVLPAGRAELAEWTRRVEDPKPIRSALLLRLRAAAVVGTEGMADELRRHLALHQAQLDEYLGMEKRQFPPERDTEADRLRHLVLRGGIELERFWVVWLTEALEGLDGLEARDRTGP
- a CDS encoding heavy metal translocating P-type ATPase, with product MAHPVLDTRPAAPPAKALPPARRTHLSALPEVRWAALATLAFLAAFPLDLAGAPAWTWGPLYAVCYAAGGWEPGWAGLRALYEKSLDVDLLMVVAALGAAAIGQYLDGGLLIVIFAVSGALEALATRRTADSVRGLLDLAPARAVRLTAAGAEESVDVTALAVGDTVLVRPGERLPADGTVLDGASDVDQATITGEPLPVTKRAGDHVFAGTLNGTGALRVRVDKDASASVIARIVAMVEEASATKAPTQLLIEKVEQRYSVGVVVATLALFAVPLAFGADFTETLLRAMTFMIVASPCAVVLATMPPLLSAIANAGRHGVLVKSAVVMERLGTVDRVALDKTGTLTQGTPRVAHVRVTADGIDEARVLALAAAAELPSEHPLARAVVAAARERGLPVADAEAFSSTPGLGVRALVDGHEVRVGRPQEPSSAVLAEEAAGRTAVTVAVDGVEVAVLGVADRLRDGAPAAVAALARLTGTPPTLLTGDNEAAARAVAAEAGITDVRAGLLPEDKAGAVRAWEREGGRTLVVGDGVNDAPALAAAHSGIAMGRAGSDLALETADAVVVRDELATVPAVVALSRRARRLVVQNLVIAGVCIGALVVWDLAGHLPLPLGVAGHEGSTVLVGLNGLRLLRESAWRRAAGA
- a CDS encoding GTP-binding protein, encoding MSRLPVTVLSGFLGAGKTTLLNHVLGNRDGLRVAVIVNDMSEVNIDAALVRGGEAALSRTEERLVEMTNGCICCTLRDDLLEEVDRLAREGRFDYLLIESSGISEPMPVAATFAFPRDDGATLGELARLDTMVTVVDAVNFLAELEAGDGLEERGIAPYDDDERTVSDLLMDQVEFADVIVVNKTDLVDAADTARLTAALSRLNPAARVITARHGRVRPADVLGTGLFDLERAQQAPGWVRELNGDHVPETEEYGISSMVFRAPGRAFHPERLWRFVTEGLDSGAYGRVLRSKGFFRLAGRDGVTGLWSQAGAVARFEPSGMADEPGQGQELVFIGTDLNPTALRHALEACLLSPGETGPWHDPFPLWHVHTTSDDCAHA
- a CDS encoding metalloregulator ArsR/SmtB family transcription factor produces the protein MGHGVNSAESGATPAGRLDAESAATIAATLQALATPSRLMILTRLRQGPCGVTELAESVAMEQSAVSHQLRLLRALGLVTGVRQGRRIEYSLYDTHVAQLLDEAVYHIEHLRLGARELPERTVDTGQS
- the rpmF gene encoding 50S ribosomal protein L32, which codes for MAVPKRKMSRSNTRHRRAQWKATTPQLVPVTVDGVVHRVPQRLVRAYERGLIRPEG
- a CDS encoding NAD(P)/FAD-dependent oxidoreductase; the protein is MAGQLGKGRRTRHAVVIGGSIAGLLAARVLADHAERVTVVERDRFPEEAAPRAGVPQGRHLHVLLEAGQRAVEQLLPGAVEELRERGAPRVGMPEDVVQWQAGSWYRRSAATAYLLTGSRPLLEDVIRRRVLADPRVEAVQGTEVVGLAGDAARVRGVLLRERGAGRAAEPRLLAADLVVDASGRASKAPEWLAAIGAEPPREETLDTGLAYATRVYRHDRHGDDTDALGYYVVPNPAQTSSGVALPFENGHFLVTLSGLRGQEPPTDAEGFEEFTARLPHPVLRDWLAKAEPVSAAHGFRGTANVRRRYDRPGRRPAGFLATGDALCTFNPIYGQGMAVAAISAVALRDALADRRRTPTTLRVQRALFRASRQAWDISAGADKKMPGAVGDAARSRPHERAATWYLARVQERACGDPVVGAAFRGVLSLMEPMTALFAPPVLRAVLFGPVPEAPRLPPLWRETPDA